The following coding sequences lie in one Heyndrickxia oleronia genomic window:
- the dapB gene encoding 4-hydroxy-tetrahydrodipicolinate reductase, with protein sequence MDKVRVIIAGPRGRMGKEAVKLVFHEEKFELVSVLDHKHDQKMLHEIDDFQLYENIPVYSNVEECLQKSNADVFVDLTTPEVGYLHTKTALQYGIRPVVGTTGFTQEQLIELKQLAEEKNIGCIIAPNFAIGAVLMMKFSQLAAKYFKDVEIIEMHHDQKLDAPSGTAVKTAEMISLSREKKQQGHPNESESITGARGANFDGMHIHSVRLPGLIAHQQVLFGADGQSLTIRHDSYNRSSFMSGVKLSIETVLAINTLVYGLENIID encoded by the coding sequence ATGGATAAAGTGAGAGTAATTATTGCAGGGCCTCGTGGAAGAATGGGAAAAGAAGCAGTCAAGCTGGTTTTTCACGAAGAAAAATTTGAGCTTGTGAGTGTTTTAGATCATAAGCATGATCAGAAAATGTTGCATGAGATAGATGATTTCCAATTATACGAAAATATCCCTGTATATTCAAATGTAGAAGAATGTCTTCAGAAATCAAATGCAGATGTATTTGTGGACTTAACTACACCTGAAGTTGGTTATTTACATACAAAAACTGCCCTACAGTATGGAATTCGACCTGTTGTAGGAACAACAGGTTTTACCCAAGAACAACTAATAGAATTGAAACAATTAGCAGAAGAAAAAAATATTGGTTGTATCATTGCACCTAATTTTGCTATAGGTGCGGTGTTAATGATGAAGTTCTCCCAATTAGCTGCAAAATATTTTAAAGATGTAGAAATAATTGAAATGCATCATGATCAGAAACTTGATGCACCCTCTGGAACAGCTGTAAAAACAGCGGAGATGATTTCTTTATCAAGGGAGAAAAAGCAACAGGGACATCCAAATGAATCAGAAAGTATAACTGGTGCTAGAGGAGCCAACTTTGATGGAATGCATATACATAGTGTCCGTTTACCAGGATTAATCGCACATCAGCAAGTGTTATTTGGTGCAGATGGACAATCCTTAACAATTCGACATGATTCGTATAATCGTTCTTCCTTTATGTCAGGGGTCAAATTATCCATTGAAACAGTATTGGCAATCAATACATTAGTCTACGGATTGGAAAATATTATTGATTAA
- a CDS encoding nucleotide pyrophosphohydrolase: protein MEEKTIKQMQQEVDDYIGQFKEGYFSPLAMVARLTEELGELAREVNHYYGEKPKKNTEKEKTVEEELGDLQFVLICLANSLNINLQEAHERVMYKFNTRDKDRWTKKEKE, encoded by the coding sequence TTGGAAGAAAAAACAATAAAACAAATGCAGCAAGAAGTTGATGATTATATAGGACAATTCAAGGAAGGTTATTTTAGCCCATTAGCGATGGTTGCCCGCTTAACTGAGGAACTCGGTGAATTAGCAAGGGAAGTTAATCATTATTATGGAGAGAAACCTAAGAAGAATACAGAAAAGGAAAAAACGGTGGAAGAAGAGTTAGGAGATTTACAGTTTGTTCTTATCTGTTTAGCTAATTCATTAAATATAAATTTACAAGAAGCTCATGAAAGAGTGATGTACAAATTTAATACACGTGATAAAGATAGATGGACGAAAAAAGAAAAGGAGTAA
- the qcrB gene encoding menaquinol-cytochrome c reductase cytochrome b subunit: MLNKIYDWVDERLDITPLWRDIADHEVPEHVNPAHHFSAFVYCFGGLTFFITVIQILSGMFLTMYYVPDIKNAWESVYYLQNEVAFGQIVRGMHHWGASLVIVMIFLHTLRVFFQGAYKKPRELNWIVGVLILFVMLGLGLTGYLLPWDMKALFATKVTLQIADSVPLIGPYAKELLSGHPDIVGAQTLTRFFAIHVFFLPAVLLGLMAAHFLMIRKQGISGPL; this comes from the coding sequence TTGCTTAATAAAATCTATGATTGGGTAGATGAGCGCTTAGATATTACGCCTTTATGGCGAGATATCGCTGATCATGAAGTACCAGAACATGTAAACCCGGCGCATCATTTTTCAGCGTTTGTTTACTGCTTTGGTGGATTAACCTTCTTCATTACGGTAATCCAAATTTTATCTGGTATGTTTTTAACAATGTATTATGTACCGGATATTAAGAACGCTTGGGAGTCTGTTTACTATCTTCAAAATGAAGTAGCATTCGGTCAAATTGTTCGTGGTATGCACCATTGGGGAGCAAGTTTAGTTATTGTTATGATTTTCTTACATACACTTCGTGTTTTCTTCCAAGGCGCGTACAAAAAACCTCGTGAGTTAAACTGGATTGTTGGGGTACTTATTTTATTTGTTATGCTTGGTTTAGGATTAACTGGTTACCTATTACCTTGGGATATGAAAGCGTTATTTGCGACAAAAGTTACATTGCAAATTGCTGATTCAGTACCATTAATAGGGCCATATGCGAAAGAACTACTTTCAGGACATCCGGATATTGTTGGTGCACAAACATTGACACGTTTCTTTGCGATTCACGTGTTCTTCTTGCCAGCAGTATTATTAGGATTAATGGCTGCCCATTTCCTAATGATCCGTAAACAAGGTATTTCTGGACCATTGTAA
- the ypjB gene encoding sporulation protein YpjB, protein MKKILILLFSLVFFTSTHVHATVTSPLDRLDKIADEALQMTKIGRFEAAKKFLEQFQDQFIEETSYGSILTMDELKIVMMSYNDAIRAINKVSSESREKIDKVTTFRLVIDAINSHYQPMWTELQEPIMGAFSQIKEAAKEKDRMAYEAALTMFLEKYSLIQPSLKVDLSLEKLEKLDSDISFIDKFRNRIIEDDTQLVQLDIIESDLQHIFDKLSEDETDPSLWWVIITTGSIIVMTLSYVGWRKYRGEKHTKQKEHYD, encoded by the coding sequence ATGAAAAAAATATTAATCCTTCTATTTTCGCTCGTTTTTTTTACTTCAACTCATGTTCATGCAACGGTAACTTCACCATTAGATAGGTTAGATAAAATTGCTGATGAAGCTTTACAAATGACAAAGATTGGCCGGTTTGAAGCGGCTAAAAAATTTCTTGAACAATTTCAAGACCAATTTATTGAAGAGACATCCTACGGCTCGATATTAACAATGGATGAATTAAAAATAGTCATGATGTCATATAATGATGCTATTCGTGCAATAAATAAAGTAAGTTCAGAATCTAGAGAAAAAATTGATAAAGTAACTACGTTCCGATTAGTGATTGATGCAATTAATTCTCACTATCAACCAATGTGGACAGAGTTACAGGAGCCAATTATGGGGGCATTTTCTCAAATCAAGGAAGCGGCTAAAGAGAAGGACCGAATGGCATATGAAGCAGCACTTACTATGTTTTTAGAAAAATATTCATTAATTCAACCAAGTTTAAAAGTGGATTTGTCTTTAGAAAAATTAGAAAAGTTAGATTCTGATATTTCCTTCATTGATAAGTTTAGAAATCGAATTATTGAAGATGACACACAGTTAGTACAATTAGATATTATAGAGTCGGATTTACAACATATTTTCGATAAATTATCTGAGGATGAAACAGATCCTTCATTATGGTGGGTGATTATTACAACAGGTAGTATTATTGTTATGACATTATCGTATGTTGGCTGGAGAAAATACAGAGGAGAAAAACATACGAAGCAAAAAGAGCATTATGATTGA
- a CDS encoding zinc metallopeptidase, whose translation MQFIIYYIIIALIPIWAQVKVQRTFKKYAEVPNTTGMNGAEVARRILDENGLYNVKVVEHSGFLSDHYNPMTKTVNLSSSNYHGNSVAGAAVAAHEVGHAIQDKESYGPLRFRHSLVPVANISSNASWIFIIIGLLASQTFLLIGIVLMALGVLFQLVTLPVEFNASSRAMDQVVSLGIINNQEEHDARKVLNAAALTYVAAAAVAVLELLRLILIFTNRSDD comes from the coding sequence ATGCAGTTTATTATTTACTATATTATTATTGCTCTTATTCCGATTTGGGCGCAGGTTAAAGTACAAAGAACTTTTAAGAAATATGCGGAAGTTCCAAATACTACTGGTATGAATGGAGCAGAAGTAGCTAGAAGAATTTTAGACGAAAATGGTTTATACAATGTAAAAGTGGTTGAACATAGTGGCTTTTTGAGTGATCATTATAATCCGATGACGAAAACGGTAAATTTATCTTCTTCAAACTATCATGGCAATTCTGTTGCTGGAGCGGCTGTTGCAGCCCATGAAGTTGGTCATGCTATTCAAGATAAAGAGAGCTATGGTCCATTAAGATTTCGCCACTCCCTTGTCCCTGTAGCAAATATTAGTTCAAATGCTTCTTGGATTTTCATTATTATTGGATTACTCGCTAGTCAAACTTTTCTTCTAATTGGGATTGTTTTAATGGCTTTAGGGGTTTTATTTCAATTAGTCACACTCCCTGTAGAATTTAACGCCTCGTCAAGAGCAATGGATCAAGTTGTCTCATTAGGCATAATTAATAATCAGGAAGAGCATGATGCAAGAAAGGTGCTTAATGCTGCTGCATTAACATATGTAGCTGCTGCAGCTGTTGCAGTTCTTGAACTGTTAAGGTTGATCTTAATTTTTACAAATAGAAGTGATGATTAA
- a CDS encoding YpiF family protein: protein MKWNGNDIETYLKEKQFIDTAVVPLLPIAIGSEMKQAASQGEFIELLSLHLERQFKGRLLLFPAFTYLNTLEDHQKMDMLQNWEVKLKESGFSHIFYLTSDISWREQDKTEGKLIWIPSVPLEHMEEQYKHSILEDQVKQLINIIVQQWQTIK, encoded by the coding sequence ATGAAGTGGAATGGAAATGATATAGAAACCTATTTAAAGGAGAAGCAGTTTATTGATACTGCAGTCGTCCCCTTATTGCCAATTGCAATTGGGTCAGAAATGAAACAAGCAGCTTCACAAGGTGAATTCATTGAGCTTTTATCCTTACATTTAGAAAGGCAATTTAAAGGAAGATTGCTTCTGTTTCCAGCTTTTACGTATTTAAATACATTGGAAGATCATCAAAAAATGGACATGCTTCAAAATTGGGAGGTGAAATTGAAAGAAAGTGGTTTTTCCCATATCTTTTATTTAACTTCCGATATCTCATGGAGGGAGCAAGATAAAACGGAGGGAAAATTGATCTGGATACCGTCTGTCCCTCTTGAACATATGGAAGAACAATATAAACATTCCATTTTAGAGGATCAAGTAAAACAATTAATTAATATTATTGTTCAACAATGGCAAACTATAAAATAA
- a CDS encoding ubiquinol-cytochrome c reductase iron-sulfur subunit: protein MSKNPVTRRQFLSYTLTGVGGFMAAGILMPMVRFAVDPVLQHRGAGEFHATPKKVAELTNEPQRVVFKYEQVDAWYKSDVEQTAWVYKDDKGEIIALSPICKHLGCNVTWGENKQHPHQFYCPCHGGRYELNGKNVPGTPPSAPLDAYPTKVKDGYLYLGKPKENPFVK, encoded by the coding sequence ATGAGCAAGAATCCTGTAACAAGACGTCAATTCCTTAGCTACACACTTACAGGTGTAGGAGGGTTTATGGCAGCTGGAATTTTAATGCCAATGGTTCGTTTTGCAGTAGACCCAGTTCTACAGCATAGAGGTGCTGGTGAGTTTCACGCTACACCAAAAAAAGTAGCTGAACTGACAAATGAACCACAACGTGTCGTGTTTAAATACGAACAAGTGGATGCATGGTATAAGTCAGATGTGGAACAAACAGCATGGGTTTATAAAGATGATAAGGGCGAAATCATCGCATTATCACCTATTTGTAAGCATTTAGGCTGTAACGTAACATGGGGCGAAAACAAACAACATCCACATCAATTCTATTGTCCTTGTCATGGTGGACGCTATGAGCTAAATGGCAAAAACGTCCCTGGTACACCACCGTCTGCACCATTGGATGCGTATCCAACAAAAGTTAAAGATGGTTACTTGTACTTAGGAAAACCGAAAGAAAATCCATTTGTAAAGTAA
- a CDS encoding menaquinol-cytochrome c reductase cytochrome b/c subunit, with protein sequence MHRGKGMKFVGDSRVLDPSVRKKMGPKDYSEYPGKTEAFWPNFLLKEWMVGAVFLVGFLCLTAAHPAPLERIADPADAGYIPMPDWYFLFLYQMLKYSYASGPYNIIGLIIPGIAFVGLLLAPFIDRGPHRRPLKRPLATGFMLLSIAAVFYLTWEAAAHHDWEKAAEQGKIVAKADIDKSSEGYQIISKQSCITCHGENLVGSPAAPSLIGTGLSADEVAKIAKEGKGNMPANQFKGSDDELKKLSEFISGLKAE encoded by the coding sequence ATGCATCGTGGAAAAGGGATGAAATTTGTAGGGGATTCACGTGTTCTTGACCCTTCGGTTCGTAAAAAAATGGGCCCTAAGGACTATTCGGAATATCCAGGGAAAACAGAAGCCTTTTGGCCAAACTTCCTATTAAAGGAATGGATGGTCGGTGCCGTATTCTTAGTTGGATTTTTATGCCTAACTGCTGCACATCCAGCACCATTAGAGCGTATTGCTGACCCAGCTGATGCAGGTTATATTCCAATGCCTGACTGGTATTTCTTATTCCTTTATCAAATGTTGAAATATTCCTATGCGTCAGGTCCATATAATATCATTGGACTAATTATTCCTGGTATTGCATTTGTAGGATTACTTTTAGCTCCATTTATTGATCGTGGACCACATAGACGTCCATTGAAACGTCCGTTAGCAACTGGATTTATGCTATTATCCATTGCAGCAGTCTTCTATTTAACTTGGGAAGCTGCGGCTCACCATGATTGGGAAAAAGCGGCTGAGCAAGGGAAAATTGTCGCGAAAGCAGATATTGATAAATCTTCAGAAGGCTACCAAATTATTTCTAAACAATCATGTATTACATGTCATGGAGAAAACCTTGTTGGTAGCCCTGCAGCTCCATCATTAATTGGTACTGGTTTAAGTGCTGATGAAGTTGCAAAAATTGCTAAAGAAGGTAAAGGCAATATGCCAGCTAATCAATTTAAAGGTTCTGACGATGAATTGAAAAAGCTATCTGAATTTATTTCAGGGTTAAAAGCTGAATAA
- the bshB1 gene encoding bacillithiol biosynthesis deacetylase BshB1: MNKKIDILAFGAHADDVEIGMAASIAKWTREGKKVVICDLTEAELSSNGTVENRKIEAAKAASILGVEERISLKIPDRGIYLTTEHIRMVVEVIRTYKPTVVFAPFLEDRHPDHGNCAKLVEEAIFSAGIRKFETSLNLPPHKPKSLYHYMINGFHHPDFVIDVTNYMDKKVESLEAYQSQFVINSTGVRTPLTDGYIETVQARERMFGKEVGVKFAEGFKTKKPLILNMDVIGE, encoded by the coding sequence ATGAATAAGAAAATAGATATATTAGCATTTGGGGCACACGCAGATGATGTAGAGATTGGAATGGCCGCGTCGATTGCAAAATGGACGAGGGAAGGAAAAAAAGTCGTCATCTGTGATTTAACAGAAGCAGAATTGTCTTCAAATGGAACAGTTGAAAATCGAAAGATTGAGGCGGCAAAGGCTGCCTCAATTTTAGGTGTTGAGGAACGGATTTCATTAAAAATTCCTGATCGTGGAATTTATCTTACCACTGAACATATACGCATGGTTGTAGAAGTCATCCGTACATATAAACCTACAGTGGTTTTTGCGCCATTTTTAGAGGACAGACATCCTGACCATGGTAATTGTGCAAAATTAGTAGAAGAGGCAATATTTTCTGCGGGGATTAGAAAATTTGAAACGAGTTTAAATTTGCCTCCACATAAACCAAAAAGTTTATATCATTATATGATAAATGGTTTTCATCATCCTGATTTTGTCATTGATGTAACCAACTATATGGATAAAAAAGTAGAAAGCTTAGAAGCATACCAGAGCCAGTTTGTGATAAATAGTACAGGTGTAAGGACACCGCTAACAGATGGTTATATTGAAACTGTACAAGCGAGAGAGAGAATGTTCGGAAAAGAAGTTGGAGTAAAATTTGCCGAGGGCTTTAAAACGAAAAAGCCGC
- the mgsA gene encoding methylglyoxal synthase, producing the protein MEIALIAHDKKKDDMIRFVTAYQDIFAQHRLYATGTTGKRINEETNLPVIRFQSGPYGGDQEIGALIANNKLDMVIFFRDPLTAQPHEPDVTALIRLCDVYSVPLATNMGTAEVLVRGLEKGDLQWRSIIRGETRHE; encoded by the coding sequence ATGGAGATTGCATTAATTGCACATGATAAAAAGAAAGATGATATGATTCGGTTTGTGACAGCATACCAAGATATTTTTGCACAGCACCGATTATATGCAACAGGTACGACTGGGAAAAGGATAAACGAAGAGACAAACCTACCAGTGATCCGTTTCCAATCAGGGCCATATGGTGGTGATCAAGAAATAGGAGCATTAATCGCCAATAATAAACTGGATATGGTTATTTTCTTTAGGGATCCATTAACAGCTCAGCCACATGAACCAGATGTGACTGCATTAATTCGTTTATGTGATGTATATTCCGTTCCCCTTGCAACGAATATGGGTACTGCTGAAGTTCTTGTTCGTGGGCTAGAAAAAGGCGATTTACAATGGCGAAGTATTATTAGAGGTGAAACAAGGCATGAATAA
- a CDS encoding YitT family protein — MLRGLKIKNILFILLGSAIFSFGIYHFNMQNNLAEGGFTGINLLLYALFNIDPSYSNLVLNIPVFIIGWKLLGKREFIYTVIGTIATSIFLWIFQRKHLNIPLEHDMFLAALFAGVFIGIGLGIIFRNGGTTGGVDIIARLIFKYKGLAMGRTMFIFDACVITLSLLTYLNYREAMYTLVAVFVGARVIDFMQEGAYTARGALIISPKHDEIANLIMNDMERGVTVLQGRGSYTKEEKDVLYCVVGKNEVVRLKGLINAVDPHAFVSVTIVHDVLGEGFTLDENKKPIEV; from the coding sequence ATGCTTCGTGGTTTAAAAATAAAAAATATTTTATTTATTCTATTAGGCTCTGCTATTTTTTCATTTGGTATCTATCACTTTAATATGCAAAATAACCTTGCTGAAGGTGGATTTACCGGTATTAACCTGCTATTATATGCCCTTTTTAACATAGATCCTTCCTATTCAAACTTAGTGTTAAACATCCCGGTATTTATTATCGGTTGGAAATTACTTGGGAAAAGAGAATTTATTTATACGGTGATTGGAACAATTGCAACATCCATATTTCTATGGATCTTCCAAAGAAAACATTTAAATATTCCACTTGAGCATGATATGTTTCTTGCCGCTTTATTTGCTGGAGTATTTATTGGTATTGGCTTAGGGATTATTTTCCGTAATGGTGGTACAACAGGTGGCGTTGATATTATTGCACGATTAATATTTAAATATAAAGGATTAGCCATGGGTAGAACGATGTTCATATTTGATGCATGTGTCATCACTCTTTCCCTATTGACCTATTTAAATTATCGTGAAGCCATGTATACACTAGTCGCTGTATTTGTTGGTGCAAGAGTAATCGACTTTATGCAGGAAGGTGCTTATACCGCAAGAGGAGCATTAATTATTTCACCAAAGCATGATGAAATTGCTAATTTAATTATGAATGATATGGAAAGAGGAGTAACAGTTCTACAAGGGCGAGGTTCCTACACAAAGGAAGAAAAAGATGTACTTTATTGTGTCGTAGGTAAAAATGAAGTCGTCCGTTTAAAAGGATTGATAAATGCCGTAGATCCACATGCATTCGTTTCCGTTACAATTGTTCATGATGTATTAGGAGAAGGGTTTACTCTAGACGAAAATAAGAAACCCATTGAAGTATAA
- a CDS encoding DUF1405 domain-containing protein has product MKLLYPILANRYILWVLLIVNLLGTIYGYIWYKPQFDVTPTIFLPFVPDSPTASLFFTLVLFAFLLKKNWPIIEALAIVTLFKYGVWAVVMNILTLIVTGELPWQGYMLIMSHGAMAIEGILYSPFYRIKLKHIIIVAIWTLHNDVIDYVFMQYPKYGALAIYVREIGYFTFWLSILSLAIGYYFSVRKNSLKLTIY; this is encoded by the coding sequence ATGAAGTTATTATATCCAATATTAGCGAATCGGTATATTTTGTGGGTGTTATTAATCGTAAATTTATTAGGGACAATTTATGGATATATATGGTATAAACCTCAATTTGATGTCACACCGACAATATTCCTTCCTTTTGTACCTGATAGCCCTACAGCTAGTTTGTTTTTCACTCTTGTATTATTTGCGTTTTTATTGAAAAAAAATTGGCCGATCATTGAAGCTTTAGCAATCGTTACTTTATTTAAATATGGGGTTTGGGCCGTAGTCATGAACATTTTAACTTTAATTGTGACTGGCGAATTGCCATGGCAAGGGTATATGCTAATTATGTCACATGGAGCTATGGCAATAGAAGGGATATTATATTCTCCTTTTTATCGAATAAAGCTTAAACATATTATAATAGTAGCTATCTGGACTTTACATAATGATGTAATTGACTACGTATTTATGCAATATCCGAAATACGGTGCGTTGGCAATCTATGTTCGGGAAATTGGATATTTTACGTTCTGGTTAAGCATATTATCGTTAGCAATCGGCTATTATTTCTCCGTTCGGAAAAATAGTCTTAAATTAACGATCTATTAA